A stretch of Halomonas elongata DSM 2581 DNA encodes these proteins:
- a CDS encoding ABC transporter substrate-binding protein has product MNINKTTLALSLAGLALAGQVQAQENKLYLFNWTEYMDPAIIEAFEEKYDVEVVQNYFNSNPEMFAKLNAGGTSQYDVVVPSNYYIPRLIETGLVKELDKSKLDNLDNVMEQFADPSYDPGARYSAPYQWGVTGLIYNTETFPDAPKSWSLLFDPEVNAEYPFGLMGDGQVTIGSACAYLGHGYDCTSMDAWREAARLLIETKNRGTFSGFTDGTPALQQLSRGVIHAGLSYNGDFLFYKEENPEAFEKMKFMIPDEGAEMWVDAMMIPKEAPNPDMAYKFIDFILDAKIGAQLSNYNYYASPNAAARPYLDEVLTEPPVQPSEADMERLRFTPTLEGEQLQTFQQLWSEVKSR; this is encoded by the coding sequence ATGAATATCAACAAGACGACACTGGCCCTGTCCCTGGCAGGCCTGGCACTGGCGGGGCAGGTACAGGCGCAGGAGAACAAGCTCTACCTGTTCAACTGGACCGAGTACATGGATCCCGCGATCATCGAGGCCTTCGAGGAGAAGTACGATGTCGAGGTGGTCCAGAACTATTTCAATTCCAACCCCGAGATGTTCGCCAAGCTCAATGCCGGCGGCACCTCCCAGTACGACGTCGTCGTGCCGTCGAACTACTATATTCCGCGCCTGATCGAGACGGGGCTGGTCAAGGAGCTCGACAAGTCGAAGCTCGACAATCTCGACAATGTCATGGAGCAGTTCGCCGATCCGTCCTACGACCCTGGCGCACGTTATTCCGCGCCCTACCAGTGGGGTGTGACCGGCCTCATCTACAATACCGAGACCTTTCCCGATGCGCCCAAGAGCTGGTCGCTGCTCTTCGACCCCGAGGTCAACGCGGAGTATCCCTTCGGACTGATGGGCGATGGCCAGGTCACCATAGGGAGTGCCTGTGCCTATCTCGGCCATGGCTATGACTGTACCTCCATGGATGCCTGGCGCGAGGCGGCACGGCTACTCATCGAGACCAAGAATCGTGGGACATTCAGCGGCTTCACTGACGGCACGCCGGCCCTGCAGCAGCTGTCTCGCGGTGTGATCCATGCGGGACTCTCATACAACGGCGATTTCCTGTTCTACAAGGAAGAGAACCCGGAGGCCTTCGAGAAGATGAAATTCATGATTCCCGACGAGGGGGCCGAGATGTGGGTGGACGCCATGATGATTCCCAAGGAGGCGCCGAATCCCGACATGGCCTACAAGTTCATCGATTTCATTCTCGATGCCAAGATCGGTGCCCAGCTCTCCAACTACAACTACTATGCCAGCCCCAACGCCGCGGCCCGTCCCTATCTCGACGAGGTGCTGACCGAACCGCCGGTCCAGCCCAGCGAAGCGGACATGGAGCGCCTGCGTTTCACGCCGACCCTGGAAGGCGAGCAACTGCAGACGTTCCAGCAATTGTGGTCGGAAGTGAAGTCGCGTTAA
- a CDS encoding glutamine synthetase family protein, translated as MSNRQELPLLNDWFQQHGITEVECLVADMTGILKGKIMPAGKYLNGGRPRLPDSIFIQTVTGGYPDDEETQFWNPVERDMELVPDPNAVYLVPWTEDATAQIIHDCHYLTGEEVELSPRHVLKRVLALYEARGWKPVVAPEVEFFLVKTNTDSDYPLEPPIGRNGRQESSRQSFSIDAVNEFDPLFEEMYDYCEAMGLDLDTLIHEEGAGQMEVNFQHGDPLTLADQVILFKRTLRETALRHGMYATFMAKPMAGEPGSSMHIHQSLMDVERGHNLFAGDDGQPSRLFHHFIGGLQRYLPDAMPLLAPNVNSYRRLLRTESSGSAPINVEWGMDNRTVGLRVPVSTPEATRVENRLAGADANPYLVMASSLACGYLGMLSQLEPRPPMVGSAWSHGNKLPDDIGPALELLRECKPLADILGERFTNSYLAVKSAEHREYFQVISSWEREHLLLRV; from the coding sequence ATGAGTAACCGTCAGGAGCTGCCGCTCCTCAACGATTGGTTTCAGCAGCACGGCATTACCGAAGTCGAGTGCCTGGTCGCCGACATGACCGGCATCCTCAAGGGCAAGATCATGCCCGCCGGCAAGTATCTCAATGGCGGTCGTCCCCGGCTGCCGGATTCGATCTTCATCCAGACGGTCACCGGTGGCTACCCCGATGACGAGGAAACCCAGTTCTGGAATCCCGTCGAGCGGGACATGGAACTGGTGCCCGACCCGAATGCCGTCTATCTGGTGCCCTGGACGGAGGATGCCACCGCCCAGATCATCCACGATTGCCACTATCTGACCGGCGAGGAAGTGGAGCTTTCGCCGCGCCATGTCCTCAAGCGAGTGCTGGCGCTTTACGAGGCACGAGGCTGGAAACCGGTGGTGGCTCCTGAGGTGGAGTTCTTCCTGGTCAAGACCAATACCGATTCGGATTATCCGTTGGAACCGCCGATCGGGCGCAATGGGCGACAGGAGAGCAGTCGCCAGTCGTTTTCCATCGATGCGGTCAACGAGTTCGATCCGTTGTTCGAGGAAATGTACGACTACTGTGAAGCCATGGGGCTGGATCTGGATACCCTGATCCACGAGGAAGGAGCCGGCCAGATGGAGGTCAACTTCCAGCATGGCGATCCGCTGACGCTGGCCGATCAGGTCATACTCTTCAAGCGTACCCTGCGCGAGACGGCCCTGCGCCACGGCATGTATGCCACCTTCATGGCCAAGCCCATGGCCGGGGAGCCGGGCAGTTCGATGCATATCCACCAGAGCCTGATGGACGTCGAGCGAGGCCATAATCTGTTCGCCGGTGACGATGGCCAGCCAAGCCGTCTCTTCCACCATTTCATCGGTGGCCTGCAACGTTATCTGCCGGACGCCATGCCGCTGCTGGCACCCAACGTCAATTCCTATCGGCGCTTGCTGCGCACCGAGAGCAGCGGTTCGGCGCCGATCAACGTGGAATGGGGCATGGACAATCGCACCGTGGGGTTGCGGGTGCCGGTGTCCACGCCCGAGGCCACCCGGGTCGAGAATCGGCTGGCCGGCGCCGATGCCAATCCCTACCTGGTGATGGCGAGCTCGCTGGCCTGCGGCTATCTGGGCATGCTCAGCCAGCTCGAGCCGCGCCCGCCCATGGTCGGCTCGGCCTGGTCCCATGGCAACAAGTTGCCCGACGACATCGGGCCGGCGCTGGAGCTGTTGCGTGAGTGCAAACCTCTCGCCGATATCCTGGGCGAGCGTTTCACCAACAGTTACCTGGCGGTCAAGAGCGCCGAGCATCGCGAGTATTTCCAGGTCATCAGTTCCTGGGAGCGGGAGCATCTGCTGCTGAGAGTCTGA
- a CDS encoding polyamine ABC transporter substrate-binding protein: protein MRPFLAGIVGACLLGTGTMASAADKLYLFNWTEYMDPEVVADFEEAHDVEVVQNYFTSNAEMFSKLSAGGDAQYDVVVPTDYFVPRLIEAGLVQPLDPALLQGREHLMEAFRHPSYDPEERYSVPYLWGVTGIVYNTETFPDPPTSWRLLFDPEVNPDQPFALLGGDPQVALGMACAYQGAGFDCVGQQPWIEAARLVGKTLDRPNFTGFVDSTAAIEQVARGVAQVAVTYSGDVDYRKADSPETYEHLDFFVPDEGSQLGVDTLVIPARAPHPELAHAFIDFLMRPENAARSASYAYYRTPNEAALELLPPALAEGSRLDGGRRERLVTTPLIEGERLQMLQQLWSEVRSR, encoded by the coding sequence ATGCGACCCTTCCTGGCCGGCATCGTCGGTGCTTGTCTGCTCGGTACTGGCACGATGGCAAGCGCTGCCGACAAGCTCTACCTGTTCAACTGGACGGAGTACATGGATCCCGAGGTCGTGGCGGACTTCGAGGAAGCCCACGATGTGGAGGTGGTGCAGAACTACTTCACCTCCAACGCCGAGATGTTCTCGAAGCTTTCGGCGGGTGGCGATGCCCAGTACGACGTGGTGGTGCCCACCGATTACTTCGTGCCGCGGCTCATCGAGGCGGGGCTCGTCCAGCCGCTCGATCCGGCCCTGCTCCAGGGGCGGGAACATCTGATGGAAGCGTTCCGGCATCCCTCCTATGATCCCGAGGAACGCTACAGCGTGCCCTACCTCTGGGGCGTGACCGGCATCGTCTACAATACCGAGACCTTCCCCGATCCGCCGACTTCCTGGCGTCTGCTCTTCGATCCCGAGGTGAATCCCGACCAGCCCTTCGCGCTTCTCGGCGGCGATCCGCAGGTGGCGCTGGGCATGGCCTGCGCCTATCAGGGGGCCGGATTCGACTGCGTCGGCCAGCAGCCCTGGATCGAGGCGGCTCGCCTGGTCGGCAAGACCCTGGATCGCCCCAATTTCACGGGCTTCGTCGACAGCACGGCGGCCATCGAGCAGGTTGCCAGGGGCGTCGCCCAGGTCGCCGTGACCTATAGCGGCGATGTGGATTATCGCAAGGCGGATTCTCCCGAGACTTATGAACACCTCGACTTCTTCGTGCCCGACGAGGGCTCGCAACTGGGCGTGGATACCCTGGTGATCCCCGCCCGGGCGCCGCATCCGGAACTGGCTCACGCCTTCATCGATTTTTTGATGCGTCCCGAGAATGCCGCGCGTTCGGCCTCCTATGCCTACTATCGGACGCCCAACGAGGCGGCGCTCGAGCTGCTGCCTCCGGCACTTGCCGAAGGCTCTCGGCTGGATGGCGGGCGTCGTGAGCGCTTGGTGACCACACCGCTCATCGAGGGGGAGAGGCTGCAGATGTTGCAGCAGTTGTGGTCGGAGGTGCGCAGCCGCTAG
- a CDS encoding NAD(P)/FAD-dependent oxidoreductase, whose translation MTATSPTEHIASWYAASANPAPSRPPLEGEINCDICVVGAGFTGISSALHLAEQGFDVVVLEASRVGFGASGRNGGQIVNSYSRDMDMIESRYGTETARALGDMAFEGNRIIRERVAEYDIACDLRDGNLFAACNAKQLKGLREHKALWERYGHQQLELLEGSAVKREVNTERYTGALVDHSGGHMHPLNLVQGEAAAFESRGGVIYEQTPVTHLKHGDPVQLTTPGGVVRATRVVMAGNAYLQGVVPELEGKSMPCGTQIIATEPLEAERAQALLPNGLAVEDCNYLLDYFRLTADNRLLYGGGVNYGGQDPNDIEAVIRPKMEKTFPGLKDVGIEYAWSGNFLMTLNRLPQFGVLNDNVYYAQGYSGHGVTCTHLAGRLIAEVMTGRDERFDAFAGLPHLPFPGGRMLRVPLSAIGAWYYETRDKLGV comes from the coding sequence ATGACTGCCACCTCGCCCACGGAGCACATCGCATCCTGGTATGCGGCATCCGCGAATCCCGCGCCCTCGCGTCCGCCCCTGGAAGGGGAGATCAACTGCGACATCTGCGTGGTCGGCGCCGGTTTTACCGGTATTTCGTCGGCCTTGCACCTGGCCGAACAGGGGTTCGACGTGGTGGTGCTGGAAGCCTCTCGAGTGGGGTTCGGCGCATCCGGGCGCAATGGCGGACAGATCGTCAACAGCTACAGCCGCGACATGGACATGATCGAATCCCGCTACGGCACCGAGACGGCCCGCGCCCTGGGCGACATGGCCTTCGAGGGCAATCGTATCATTCGTGAGCGCGTGGCCGAGTACGACATTGCCTGCGACCTGCGTGACGGTAACCTCTTCGCGGCCTGCAACGCCAAGCAGCTCAAGGGGCTGCGCGAGCACAAGGCGCTCTGGGAGCGTTATGGCCACCAGCAGCTTGAGCTGCTGGAAGGCTCGGCGGTCAAGCGTGAAGTGAATACGGAGCGTTATACCGGTGCGCTGGTCGATCACTCGGGCGGTCACATGCATCCGCTCAACCTGGTACAGGGCGAGGCCGCTGCCTTCGAGTCGCGGGGCGGCGTGATCTACGAGCAGACGCCGGTGACTCACCTCAAGCACGGTGACCCGGTCCAATTGACCACACCCGGCGGTGTGGTGCGTGCCACTCGTGTGGTGATGGCCGGCAATGCCTACCTGCAGGGCGTGGTGCCCGAGCTGGAAGGCAAGTCCATGCCCTGCGGCACCCAGATCATCGCCACCGAGCCGCTGGAGGCGGAGCGCGCCCAGGCCCTGTTGCCGAATGGCCTGGCGGTGGAGGACTGCAACTACCTGCTGGACTATTTCCGCCTCACTGCCGATAACCGGCTGCTCTATGGTGGCGGCGTCAACTACGGTGGCCAGGATCCGAACGACATCGAGGCGGTGATCCGACCCAAGATGGAGAAGACTTTCCCCGGCCTGAAGGATGTCGGCATCGAGTATGCCTGGAGCGGTAACTTCCTGATGACCCTCAACCGGCTGCCACAGTTCGGCGTGCTCAACGACAACGTCTACTATGCTCAGGGCTATTCGGGCCACGGCGTGACCTGTACCCATCTCGCCGGACGCCTGATCGCTGAAGTCATGACCGGTCGCGACGAGCGCTTCGACGCCTTCGCCGGCCTGCCGCACCTGCCGTTCCCCGGCGGTCGCATGCTGCGCGTGCCGCTTTCGGCCATCGGTGCCTGGTACTACGAGACGCGGGACAAGCTGGGCGTCTGA
- a CDS encoding glycine zipper 2TM domain-containing protein: MSKSIVVGTTLAVLGLGGMAFGAWQMQEAQEARQPQYAEITGVEPLTRSVETPREVCENVTVQRQAPTRDPHRVVGSAAGAIVGGLLGNQIGGGSGKKIATVAGAVGGGLAGREVQERIESGQTVTTTEQRCHTVTDTHQETTGYEVSWRHDGEVHTSRLDSRPEGERVRLVDGKPQWQASASPAEG, encoded by the coding sequence ATGAGCAAGTCGATCGTCGTGGGTACCACCCTGGCCGTGCTGGGTCTGGGCGGCATGGCATTCGGTGCCTGGCAGATGCAGGAGGCGCAGGAGGCCCGTCAGCCGCAATATGCCGAGATCACCGGGGTCGAGCCCTTGACGCGCAGCGTCGAGACGCCGCGCGAGGTCTGCGAGAACGTGACGGTCCAGCGCCAGGCGCCGACCCGGGATCCGCATCGCGTCGTTGGATCGGCCGCCGGTGCCATCGTCGGCGGGCTTCTCGGCAACCAGATCGGTGGCGGCAGTGGCAAGAAGATTGCCACCGTGGCCGGTGCGGTCGGCGGTGGCCTGGCGGGACGCGAGGTGCAGGAGCGCATCGAGTCCGGACAGACGGTCACCACCACCGAGCAACGCTGCCATACGGTGACCGATACCCATCAGGAAACGACAGGCTATGAGGTGAGCTGGCGGCATGATGGCGAGGTGCACACCAGCCGTCTGGACAGCCGGCCCGAGGGCGAACGTGTTCGCCTGGTGGATGGCAAGCCTCAGTGGCAGGCATCGGCGTCACCCGCCGAGGGGTAA
- a CDS encoding formate dehydrogenase subunit delta produces MQHDQRETLIHMANQIATNLQSSNDAATGVRNHLEKFWARSMKERLIGCLDDADCDLNPIARQAVEQMAEQRRQTS; encoded by the coding sequence ATGCAGCACGATCAACGCGAAACTCTGATTCACATGGCCAACCAGATCGCCACCAACCTCCAGAGTTCGAACGACGCCGCAACGGGCGTGCGCAATCACCTGGAAAAGTTCTGGGCGCGCAGCATGAAGGAACGACTGATCGGTTGCCTGGACGATGCCGATTGCGATCTGAATCCGATTGCCCGCCAGGCCGTCGAACAGATGGCCGAACAACGCCGCCAGACTTCCTGA
- the fdhD gene encoding formate dehydrogenase accessory sulfurtransferase FdhD encodes MTDVAGRTERLPVEEHREPGWGAVRRDDDLTLEVPVALVYNGISHAVMMASPGNLEDFALGFSLTEGILEHPHELYDIEVRHEENGIALHLDIASQRMAELRQHRRSLSGKTGCGLCGTESLEQAIRPIPSVTAPDLGDTAIQQALSRLREYQPVQAATGASHGAAWCNLAGDILIAREDVGRHNALDKLIGALALEATDREAGFALVSSRASYEMVHKCASAGIGALVAVSAATSLAVTQARAADLLLVGFARPGRHLVYHRPTAEPSPASAAG; translated from the coding sequence GTGACCGACGTTGCTGGACGCACGGAACGGCTCCCGGTGGAAGAGCACCGGGAGCCGGGCTGGGGTGCCGTCAGGCGCGATGATGACCTGACTCTCGAGGTGCCGGTGGCCCTGGTCTACAACGGCATCTCCCATGCCGTGATGATGGCCAGTCCCGGCAATCTCGAGGACTTCGCGCTCGGTTTCAGCCTGACCGAAGGCATCCTCGAGCATCCGCACGAGCTCTACGACATCGAGGTGCGCCACGAGGAAAACGGCATTGCCCTGCATCTGGATATCGCCAGCCAGCGCATGGCGGAACTGCGTCAGCACCGTCGCAGCCTGTCGGGCAAGACCGGGTGTGGCCTGTGCGGCACCGAGTCGCTGGAACAGGCCATCCGACCGATTCCCTCGGTCACCGCTCCCGACCTGGGCGACACCGCCATCCAGCAAGCCTTGTCACGGCTGCGCGAATACCAGCCGGTGCAGGCCGCCACCGGCGCCAGCCATGGCGCCGCCTGGTGCAACCTGGCCGGCGACATCCTCATCGCCCGAGAGGATGTCGGACGCCACAACGCCCTGGACAAGCTGATCGGCGCCCTGGCCCTCGAGGCCACCGACCGCGAAGCCGGCTTCGCGCTGGTCTCCAGCCGTGCCAGCTACGAGATGGTGCACAAGTGTGCCAGTGCCGGCATCGGCGCCCTGGTGGCCGTCTCGGCGGCCACCAGCCTGGCGGTGACGCAGGCCAGGGCCGCGGATCTTTTGCTGGTCGGCTTCGCCCGTCCGGGACGTCATCTCGTCTACCATCGCCCCACCGCCGAGCCATCACCAGCCTCGGCGGCCGGTTGA
- the fdhF gene encoding formate dehydrogenase subunit alpha translates to MIGYYDPNKHASKDLGTPARLSEKHIALTIDGQEITVPEGTSVLRAAALADINIPKLCASDNLEAFGSCRMCAVQVEGKRGYPAACTTPVEAGMQVTTQNTKLARLRRNIMELYISDHPLDCLTCPANGDCELQDVAGAVGLREVRYGFEGENHLSAEKDNTNPYFSFDPSKCIVCSRCVRACEEVQGTFALTIDGRGFDSKVSPGQMEDFMDSECVSCGACVQACPTATLMEKSVIDQGVPEHSVITTCAYCGVGCSFKAEMKGDQLVRMVPYKGGDANHGHSCVKGRFAFGYATHGDRLTTPMIRDSIDQPWREVGWEEAINFAAERLKATQAKYGRESIGGITSSRCTNEETYLVQKLIRAAFGNNNTDTCARVCHSPTGYGLKTTLGESAGTQTFDSVMKSDAIIVIGANPTDAHPVFASQMRRRMREGASLIVADPRHIDLLDTPHRGDAQHLPLRPGTNVALVNALAHVVVSEGLEDHDFIAKRCDTEAYQAWRDFISEERHAPEAVESITGVSAEAVRHAARTYAKAPNGAIYYGLGVTEHSQGSTMVMGIANLAMATGNIGREGVGVNPLRGQNNVQGSCDMGSFPHELPGYQHVADATARSRFEELWGVPIDDEPGLRIPNMFDAAIEGSFKALYVQGEDIAQSDPNTQHVEAALTSLDCLIVQDIFLNETAKYAHVLLPGSSFLEKNGTFTNAERRINRVRKVMPPRAGKEDWEVTVELSRALGYPMDYRHPSEIMDEIAQLTPTFTGVSYDKLERLGSLQWPCNAEHPEGTPTMHEIDFPIGPGRFAITEYVATEERANRRFPLLLTTGRILSQYNVGAQTRRTDNQVWHDEDILEIHPSDAEVRGINDGDWLGITSRSGQTVLRARLSERMQPGVVYTTFHHPGSGANVITTNSSDWATNCPEYKVTAVQVEKVSRPSAWQQRFDDFDREQRHFLKAAKDPAAQGVPQ, encoded by the coding sequence ATGATCGGCTATTACGACCCCAACAAGCACGCTTCGAAAGATCTGGGCACCCCCGCCCGGCTCTCCGAGAAACACATCGCGCTGACCATCGACGGCCAGGAAATCACCGTGCCCGAAGGCACCTCGGTGCTGCGGGCGGCAGCGCTCGCCGACATCAACATTCCCAAGCTGTGCGCCAGCGACAATCTCGAGGCCTTCGGCTCCTGCCGTATGTGCGCGGTGCAGGTCGAAGGCAAGCGCGGTTACCCGGCCGCCTGCACCACGCCGGTGGAAGCCGGCATGCAGGTCACCACCCAGAACACCAAGCTGGCCAGGCTGCGCCGCAACATCATGGAGCTCTACATCTCCGACCACCCGCTGGACTGCCTGACCTGTCCGGCCAACGGCGATTGCGAGCTTCAGGACGTGGCCGGCGCCGTGGGGCTGCGCGAGGTCCGCTACGGCTTCGAGGGCGAGAATCACCTCTCCGCCGAGAAGGACAACACCAACCCCTACTTCAGCTTCGACCCCAGCAAGTGCATCGTCTGCTCGCGCTGCGTGCGCGCCTGCGAGGAAGTCCAGGGTACCTTCGCGCTGACCATCGACGGCCGGGGCTTCGACTCCAAGGTCTCGCCGGGGCAGATGGAAGACTTCATGGACTCCGAGTGCGTCTCCTGCGGCGCCTGCGTCCAGGCCTGCCCGACGGCAACGCTGATGGAGAAGAGCGTGATCGACCAGGGCGTGCCGGAGCACAGCGTGATCACCACCTGCGCCTACTGCGGCGTGGGCTGCTCGTTCAAGGCCGAGATGAAGGGCGATCAACTGGTGCGCATGGTGCCCTACAAGGGCGGCGACGCCAATCACGGCCATTCCTGCGTCAAGGGACGGTTCGCCTTCGGCTACGCCACCCACGGGGACCGCCTGACCACTCCGATGATCCGCGACTCCATCGACCAGCCCTGGCGCGAGGTCGGCTGGGAGGAAGCCATCAACTTCGCCGCCGAACGCCTCAAGGCCACCCAGGCGAAGTACGGCCGCGAAAGCATCGGCGGCATCACCTCGTCGCGCTGCACCAACGAGGAAACCTACCTGGTGCAGAAGCTGATCCGTGCCGCCTTCGGCAACAACAACACCGATACCTGCGCCCGGGTCTGCCACTCGCCGACCGGCTATGGCCTCAAGACCACCCTCGGTGAATCCGCCGGCACCCAGACCTTCGACTCGGTGATGAAATCCGATGCCATCATCGTCATCGGTGCCAACCCGACCGATGCCCATCCGGTGTTCGCCTCGCAGATGCGTCGCCGGATGCGCGAAGGCGCCAGCCTGATCGTCGCCGACCCGCGCCACATCGACCTGCTCGACACCCCGCACCGCGGCGATGCCCAGCACCTGCCGCTGCGTCCGGGCACCAACGTGGCACTGGTCAATGCCCTGGCACACGTGGTGGTCAGCGAAGGACTCGAGGATCACGACTTCATCGCCAAGCGCTGCGACACCGAGGCCTACCAGGCCTGGCGCGACTTCATCAGCGAGGAGCGTCACGCCCCGGAGGCCGTCGAATCGATCACCGGCGTATCCGCCGAGGCCGTGCGCCATGCCGCTCGCACCTATGCGAAGGCCCCCAACGGCGCCATCTACTATGGCCTGGGCGTCACCGAGCACAGCCAGGGCTCGACCATGGTCATGGGCATCGCCAACCTGGCCATGGCCACCGGCAACATCGGGCGCGAAGGCGTCGGGGTCAACCCACTGCGCGGCCAGAACAATGTCCAGGGCTCCTGCGACATGGGCTCCTTCCCCCATGAGCTGCCCGGCTATCAGCACGTCGCCGATGCCACGGCCCGCAGCCGTTTCGAGGAACTCTGGGGCGTGCCCATCGACGACGAGCCGGGCCTGCGCATTCCCAACATGTTCGATGCGGCCATCGAGGGCAGCTTCAAGGCACTCTACGTCCAGGGCGAGGACATCGCCCAGTCGGACCCCAACACCCAGCACGTCGAGGCGGCGCTGACCTCGCTGGACTGCCTGATCGTGCAGGACATCTTCCTCAACGAGACCGCCAAGTACGCCCACGTGCTGCTGCCCGGCTCCAGCTTCCTGGAGAAGAACGGCACCTTCACCAATGCCGAGCGGCGCATCAACCGGGTCCGCAAGGTCATGCCGCCGCGCGCCGGCAAGGAAGACTGGGAAGTCACCGTCGAGCTGTCCCGCGCCCTGGGTTATCCGATGGACTATCGCCATCCTTCCGAGATCATGGACGAGATCGCCCAGCTGACACCGACCTTCACCGGCGTCAGCTACGACAAGCTCGAGCGTCTCGGCAGCCTGCAGTGGCCCTGCAATGCCGAGCATCCCGAGGGCACCCCGACCATGCACGAGATCGACTTCCCGATCGGTCCGGGGCGCTTCGCGATCACCGAGTACGTGGCCACCGAGGAACGCGCCAACCGACGCTTCCCGCTGCTGCTGACCACCGGGCGCATCCTCTCCCAGTACAATGTCGGCGCCCAGACCCGGCGCACCGACAACCAGGTCTGGCATGACGAGGACATCCTGGAGATCCACCCCTCCGATGCCGAAGTGCGCGGCATCAATGACGGAGACTGGCTGGGCATCACCAGTCGCTCCGGCCAGACGGTGCTGCGAGCCCGGCTCAGCGAGCGCATGCAGCCGGGCGTGGTCTACACGACATTCCACCACCCGGGCAGTGGCGCCAATGTGATCACCACCAACAGCTCCGACTGGGCCACCAACTGCCCCGAGTACAAGGTCACGGCAGTCCAGGTGGAAAAGGTCAGCCGCCCCTCGGCCTGGCAGCAGCGCTTCGACGATTTCGATCGCGAACAGCGCCACTTCCTGAAAGCGGCCAAAGATCCCGCCGCACAGGGAGTGCCACAGTGA